The stretch of DNA CTTCTATCTCTCCTTTTAATGACACACAGAAATTCACGGAAATAACTACAATAAATAATCGACAAAAAGTGGTATGACCACATCTCTTTGGTAAATACACTGCCCTCTTCTGAACATTATTATCTCGTCCTCAGGGCCTCTGGATCAATACACCAAATTCTTGCAAAAGATAGGGATGCACAGTAACATGACTGCCCTCCTCTGGTCTGTGAAAGCTGAGGCACAATAATTGAGAACAGAAGCATGGAGTACAGTAGGAAAAATGTGTCACAGCATAAACAAAAACAGTTAGCACCACAAAAAGTGCAAATGAGTCTTGCGAATATCTTATGCAGCAAATTTGGTTATCAGAGGTCAGTGTCACTACCACACTGAATGGCATCATCATTACCTCTTAAATACAGTCCCACCACCAAGAGTTTTCATTTACTGGTTCGGTCCCcttttgttgtgttgttatatattttttttctttgatagtGGTCATCATCAGGCAAATTTCATACAGCAAAGTCTCAAAACATATTTGATCTCAGTGAGTCCCTTTTTTTCAGAGCTCTGTTTGGCTGTGTTTTTTCTCTCAAACGTGTTATGGTATAAATTGCTGGTCATAGTGTGCCCTTTTCTCCAGTATTTTACTTTTGCTCATGCAGCTAGGGATACTGAGAGCTAATAAAATTGTGATGCGGATTAAAAAAATAGAGATATGAATCTGAGAGAGAAGTACATATATGCATGGAATAGAAAGTCCTGAAAAATGGATAGGGGCAAATCTGtactttttatttaacttttctaTCTATGTTTATAAGTTAGTATCATATCCTCATACATTCACATATTCCAGAAACCAAAACATACCAAAAATAatctttcagctttttttttctttttaatctaatttttcttttgtatttacTGTCTGTATAAATACTAATCTATGTCTGTCTcatataagtttttttttcttaaataatagtaacttgttttggttttattcatgtattttttttaaattatttgttGCATTTTGTTAAGGGAGCCCATGGATGTATTGAGGGAGCCTTTAAGTGCCCTGCAGGCTTTAGGATTCTACCAGGAAATGACGTATGAGGGGGTGTGGTCACCAGAGAATCAGCCAATAAGCAGTGAGCACCTCCTGCACAACATTCCAATCCCTCCCAAAccgccctcctcctcctcctcattttTAGTTTGACAAACCCCTGTGTGTATGGGACTGTGACACGTAAACGTTGTCCATTTCATTCCCCCACGCAGGACACCCCTACCTGGGGCAGGGAAAGCAGAGAAAAGATTCCCCTGTCCCGAACCAAATTCCAGCTTTTTGTATCATGGAGGCGAGAGACGCTATTGCAGGTGAGGTAATTGTTAGCAGTGACACAGAGGGAGGCGTTGAGTTGTTGTTTACTACCTTAATAACCAGTTTGACCAACACTTTACAAGCTGTTATCTAAGCTACAGCCGTGCTTCGTGTTCTAGTTAGAGGTGGGCGTTTTCTTTACCTTGCAGGGTTTTCAAATAAAGCTCTAAAGGCTCATTCACGTCGAGTTTTGCACATACTACCTTTCTAATAGCAATAAACACCACGTGTCTTATTTGTGATCCTGCTCAACCTCCAGGTGCTCTTGTCGGCAGTGATGGAGAAGAGCAAACTGCAAAGAAGGGTGCAACTCCTAAAACAGATACAACACAGACTCAGAGCAGGATGGAGAAGCTCGTTGGGTTCAAGAAGGAGGATCTGAGTTCCTGGCAGAGCCTGTTGGCCCTCCTTAACCGTCCCACTGACCCTGCATCTCTTGGTATCTTCCGCTGCTTGtttggtaagttttttttttttcagtgaggtTCCTGCTAAATATCCTAAACTTTTTACAAAATGGTAACCTTTTTCACCTTCGGTGTGTCATGTGTAGGTTTCCTGATGGCTATTGACGTCACACAGGAACGTGGTCTCAGTCACCTGGACTACAAATACCTGGATGGGGCCCCTGTGTGTCGCTTCCCACTTTTCAACTTCTTACAGCCGCTGCCATTGGACTGGATGTACTTGGTGTACCTGGTGATGTTCCTCGGTGGGTCGCCATCTTTGCTTGATTGTGGAGATCAGATGAAAGAATCACACCTTACCGTTTAACGGAGCTATTTGAATTATGGGCTCccacctttttctttctttttggtcAGAACAGATGCAGTCATTTTCTAGGGAAGTCTCTGTGGGGTTGCTTGACTACAGTCCAGCAATTTTCCCGTCACATTTTTACCCCGAGCTAACCAACACATGCAAAAGACTTTCAAGGATTTTGAAAAGAAGTGCAACTCAAAGCAAACAGTTGTATGCACGAACTTTAAACTCGATACCGATTAGGAAAAAAACATTAGGACTACCAATGTGGCAAGAGATTTCCCACTATCTCTCTCATTTCCCATAATGCAACACTATAGCAACCTTTGGCTATGCCTTCCATGCCACCCATTTTTGTGCTGATGtgtagcaaagagaagaaaataaatgtctgtATCTGAAGTAGTGTGTTTGTTTCTACTCGAAGGTGCATTGGGCATCATGCTTGGTTGTTTCTACCGGTTGTCTTGCCTTATGTTCATCTCAACATACTGGTACATCTTCTTTCTGGACAAAACGGCCTGGAACAACCACTCCTATCTCTACGGCCTCATTGGATTCCAGCTCTTTCTCATGGATGGCAACAGATACTGGTGAGGTGATGCTTAGTTTTCTGCCTGTGTGGGTTTGTGCTCCTTGCTTCACAGTCATGTCCCTGTTTTTATAGGTCAGTCGATGGATTGCGAAGGCCTTCCATAAGAAATGCTCACGTGCCTCTTTGGAATTACACCATTCTGAGGACACAGGTTTGTGTCAGTCAACAGTGACTCAAATGTATTATTGATGcacactttgaagaaaaagATGATTTAATTATGTCTGTGTTCCTTTTCCTCAAAGATATTTATCGTGTACTTCATCGCTGGAATAAAAAAGCTGGATGCAGATTGGGTGGAGGGATACTCGATGTCATATCTGGCACACCACTGGCTTTTTGATCCTTTCAAGTAGGTGTTATTGTAGCAGCCATTAATCACTGACAGTTGTATCTCAGCAGTCTGATCAAGCTgttgccatgtttttttttccttttccagaGCGATTATTCCTGTGGAGTTAGTAAATCTGCTGGTGGTGCACGGAGGCGGCCTTGTTCTGGATTTGACTGCTGGATATCTGCTGTTTTTTGATGCTACGCGGCCCGCTGCATTTGTCTTTGTCTCGTATTTCCACTGCATGAATTCTCAGCTCTTCAGCATTGGTTAGTTGCTTCTATTTTTTGTTGCCAAGACTGCATTGAAGCGTCTCTAATTTGTGTGGTGTCATTTCACCTCAATGAGACTGTGAATCCTCCTCAGGGATGTTTTCCTACACCATGCTTGCCACCAGTCCTGTCTTTTGCTACCCCGACTGGCCAAGAAGATTCTTTGGCAGTTTCCCGTCATTCCTCAGCGCAGTCCTGCCACTGACCTCAGTGCAGCCTCAGCCCAGCACCTCCTGCGTTTACCCCGAGATCCACAGTACTGATCGACAGGAAACCCCAACTGCTACCAAAACCTCCAAACTGAGACTTAAGCACAAGCTGGGAGCCATTTTTACCATTCTTTACATAATTGAACAGTTCTTCATGCCTTATTCCCACTTCATCACACAGgtaaatctttttaaaatgtctttttaaaatGCTGCATTCTCGGAATGCTATTTTGCTACGAGGTCTTctttatatatgtgtatatatgtatatgtgtatatatatatatatatatgtgtatatgtatgtatatgtgtatatatatatatatatatgtgtatatgtatatatatgtgtatatatatatatatatatatatatatatgtgtatatatgtatatatgtgtatgtgtatatatatatgtatatatatgtatatgtatatatatatatgtatatatatgtatatgtatatatatatatgtatatatatgtatatgtatatatatttatatgtatatgtatatatatatatgtgtatatgtatatgtatatatatatatgtgtatatgtatatgtatatgtgtatatatatatatgtgtatatatatatgtatatatgtatatgtatatatatgtgtgtatatatatgtgtgtatatatatgtatatatatatgtgtatatgtatatatatgtgtgtatatatatgtgtgtatatatgtgtatatatatatatgtatatatatatatgtatatatatatgtgtatatatatatatatatatatgtatatatatatatatgtgtatatatatgtgtatatatatatatatatatataatgtatatatatatatatatatatatatataatgtatatatatatatatatatgtatatgtatgtatatatatatatgtgtatgtatatatgtatgtatatatatatatatgtgtatgtatatatgtatgtatatatatatatatgtgtgtatatatatatatatatatatatatatatatatgtgtgtatatatatatatatatatatatatgtgtgtatatatatatatatatatatatatgtgtgtgtatatatatatgtatatatatatatatatgtgtgtgtatatatatatgtatatatatatatatatgtgtgtgtatatatatatgtgtgtatatatatatatgtgtgtatatatatatatgtgtgtatatatatatatgtgtgtatatatatatatgtatatatatatatatatatatatatatatatatatatgtatatatatgtatatatgtatgtgtatatatgtgtatatatatgtatatatatgtatgtgtatatatgtgtatatatatgtatatatatgtatgtatatatatatgtatgtatatgtatatatatatatgtatatatgtgtatatatatatgtgtatatatatatgtgtgtatatatatatatatatatatatgtatatatatgtgtatatgtatatatatatatatatatgtgtatatgtatatatatatatatatatatatgtgtatatatatatatgtgtatgtgtatatatatatatgtatatgtgtatatatatatatgtatatgtgtatatatatatatgtatatgtgtatatatatatatatatatatatatgtgtatatatatatatatatatatatgtgtatatatatatatgtgtatatgtatgtgtatatatatatatgtatatgtgtatatatatatgtgtatatatatatatatgtgtatatgtgtatatatatatatatatatgtgtatatatatatgtgtatatatatatgtgtatatatatatatgtgtatatatatatgtgtatatatatatatgtgtatatgtatatgtgtatatatatatatatttatgtgtatgtatatgtgtgtatatatatatatatttatgtgtatgtatatgtgtatatatatatatatttatgtgtatgtatatgtgtatatatgtatgtgtatatatgtgtatatatatatgtatatatatgtatatgtatatatatatatatgtgtatatatgtatgtatatatatatatatgtgtatatatgtatatatatatatatatgtgtatatatatatatatgtgtgtatatatatgtgtatatatatgtgtgtgtatatatatgtgtatatatatgtgtgtatatatatatatatatatatgtgtatatatatgtgtgtatatatatgtatatatatatatatatatatatatgtgtgtatatatatgtgtatatatatatatatgtgtgtatatatatgtgtatatatatatatatatgtgtgtatatatatgtgtatatatatatatatgtgtgtatatatatgtgtgtatatatatatatatatatatatatatatatatatatatatatatatgtgtatatatataaatatgtgtgtatatatgtgtgtatatatatgtgtatatatataaatatgtgtgtatatatatgtgtatatatatgtgtgtatatatatatatatgtgtatatatatgtgtatatatatatatgtgtgtgtatatatatgtgtatatatatatatatatatatgtgtgtatatatgtgtatatatatatatatatgtgtgtatatatatatatgtgtatatatgtatatgtgtgtatatatatatatatatatatatatatatatatatatgtatatgtgtgtatatatatatatatatatatatatatgtatatgtgtgtatatatatatatatatatatatatatata from Odontesthes bonariensis isolate fOdoBon6 chromosome 22, fOdoBon6.hap1, whole genome shotgun sequence encodes:
- the ggcx gene encoding vitamin K-dependent gamma-carboxylase codes for the protein MEARDAIAGALVGSDGEEQTAKKGATPKTDTTQTQSRMEKLVGFKKEDLSSWQSLLALLNRPTDPASLGIFRCLFGFLMAIDVTQERGLSHLDYKYLDGAPVCRFPLFNFLQPLPLDWMYLVYLVMFLGALGIMLGCFYRLSCLMFISTYWYIFFLDKTAWNNHSYLYGLIGFQLFLMDGNRYWSVDGLRRPSIRNAHVPLWNYTILRTQIFIVYFIAGIKKLDADWVEGYSMSYLAHHWLFDPFKAIIPVELVNLLVVHGGGLVLDLTAGYLLFFDATRPAAFVFVSYFHCMNSQLFSIGMFSYTMLATSPVFCYPDWPRRFFGSFPSFLSAVLPLTSVQPQPSTSCVYPEIHSTDRQETPTATKTSKLRLKHKLGAIFTILYIIEQFFMPYSHFITQGYNNWTNGLYGYSWDMMVHSRSHQHVKITYKDGKTGEIGYLNPGVFTQSRRWKDHGDMLKQYATCLSDLLPRYNISEPEIYFDIWVSINERFQQRIFDPRVDIVKADWSPFQPNPWLMPLLVDLSPWRTKFQEIEGSLDNQTEIVFIADFPGLHLENFVSEDLGNTSVHVLQGRVNVEIVEEKKNYTLQPGEQLKVPAGAYHKVYTVSEDPSCYMYIYVNTTEAALQENFTKLFELQERVRNGTETEPLPPELQPLMTADDNEGAEVNATDPIVRLFLKRQRRIKEVKKRREAGVLERLDRFAVKKYYTIRRGFLMTAIAVRNLAVGLPPLEQLRREVAFANFKEPQAEANQDERLKDEVGHGEL